From one Ictalurus punctatus breed USDA103 chromosome 20, Coco_2.0, whole genome shotgun sequence genomic stretch:
- the septin4b gene encoding septin 4b isoform X3 codes for MMVDCTVTPVAMEDTEQWKPIEDCHSGVRSDDQDSIPASPKPKKLVEEQDQDKEYVGFATLPNQVHRKSVKKGFDFTLMVAGESGLGKSTLVNSLFLTDLYKDRKLLNAEERITQTVEITKHTVDIEEKGVKLKLTIVDTPGFGDAVNNTECWKSVADYIDQQFEQYFRDESGLNRKNIQDNRVHCCIYFISPFGHGLRPLDVEFMKALHEKVNIVPVLAKADTLTPSEIKKKKIKIREEIEQFGIKIYQFPDCDSDEDEEFKQQDQELKESIPFAVIGSNTVVEAKGKRVRGRLYPWGIVEVENSAHCDFIKLRNMLVRTHMQDLKDVTRDVHYENYRAQCIQSMTRMVVKERNRNKLTRESGTDFPIPTAPNVTDAETEKLIREKDEELRRMQEMLQKIQEQMHTQKEAY; via the exons TGAGCAATGGAAACCAATCGAGGACTGTCACAGTGGTGTGCGGTCTGATGACCAGGACTCCATTCCAGCATCTCCTAAACCAAAGAAGCTTGTGGAAGAGCAG GACCAGGATAAAGAGTATGTGGGCTTTGCAACCTTGCCAAATCAAGTACACCGCAAATCTGTGAAAAAGGGCTTCGACTTCACTTTAATGGTAGCAG GTGAGTCTGGATTGGGCAAGTCCACCCTGGTCAACAGCCTCTTCCTCACAGATctgtataaagacagaaaaCTTCTCAATGCTGAAG AGCGGATCACCCAGACAGTGGAAATCACGAAGCACACAGTGGACATTGAGGAGAAGGGTGTCAAACTCAAGCTCACCATCGTTGACACGCCAGGCTTTGGGGATGCAGTTAACAACACTGAGTG CTGGAAGTCAGTAGCCGACTACATTGACCAACAGTTTGAGCAGTACTTCAGAGACGAGAGTGGCCTGAACCGCAAAAACATTCAGGACAACCGCGTGCACTGCTGTATTTACTTCATTTCACCCTTTGGTCATGG TCTCAGGCCTTTGGATGTGGAGTTCATGAAAGCCCTTCATGAAAAGGTCAACATTGTGCCAGTTTTGGCCAAGGCAGACACTCTCACCCCCAGTGAgatcaagaaaaagaaaattaag ATTCGAGAGGAGATCGAGCAATTCGGGATCAAAATCTACCAGTTTCCTGATTGTGATTCAGATGAGGACGAGGAGTTCAAACAGCAAGACCAGGAACTGAAG GAGAGCATCCCATTTGCAGTGATCGGCAGTAACACAGTCGTTGAGGCAAAAGGAAAGAGAGTGCGGGGTCGACTTTACCCCTGGGGCATTGTAGAAG tggAGAACTCTGCACACTGTGATTTCATAAAGCTGAGGAACATGCTggtgcgcacacacatgcaggaCCTGAAGGACGTGACACGGGATGTTCACTATGAGAACTACAGAGCTCAGTGCATCCAAAGCATGACACGCATGGTGGTGAAAGAACGCAACCGCAA CAAACTCACTAGAGAGAGTGGCACGGACTTCCCCATTCCTACAGCTCCCAATGTAACGGatgcagagacagaaaaactGATCCGCGAGAAAGATGAAGAG CTGCGGCGGATGCAGGAGATGCTGCAGAAGATCCAAGAGCAGATGCacacccagaaggaagcctatTAA
- the septin4b gene encoding septin 4b isoform X5 — protein MDQDKEYVGFATLPNQVHRKSVKKGFDFTLMVAGESGLGKSTLVNSLFLTDLYKDRKLLNAEERITQTVEITKHTVDIEEKGVKLKLTIVDTPGFGDAVNNTECWKSVADYIDQQFEQYFRDESGLNRKNIQDNRVHCCIYFISPFGHGLRPLDVEFMKALHEKVNIVPVLAKADTLTPSEIKKKKIKIREEIEQFGIKIYQFPDCDSDEDEEFKQQDQELKESIPFAVIGSNTVVEAKGKRVRGRLYPWGIVEVENSAHCDFIKLRNMLVRTHMQDLKDVTRDVHYENYRAQCIQSMTRMVVKERNRNKLTRESGTDFPIPTAPNVTDAETEKLIREKDEELRRMQEMLQKIQEQMHTQKEAY, from the exons GACCAGGATAAAGAGTATGTGGGCTTTGCAACCTTGCCAAATCAAGTACACCGCAAATCTGTGAAAAAGGGCTTCGACTTCACTTTAATGGTAGCAG GTGAGTCTGGATTGGGCAAGTCCACCCTGGTCAACAGCCTCTTCCTCACAGATctgtataaagacagaaaaCTTCTCAATGCTGAAG AGCGGATCACCCAGACAGTGGAAATCACGAAGCACACAGTGGACATTGAGGAGAAGGGTGTCAAACTCAAGCTCACCATCGTTGACACGCCAGGCTTTGGGGATGCAGTTAACAACACTGAGTG CTGGAAGTCAGTAGCCGACTACATTGACCAACAGTTTGAGCAGTACTTCAGAGACGAGAGTGGCCTGAACCGCAAAAACATTCAGGACAACCGCGTGCACTGCTGTATTTACTTCATTTCACCCTTTGGTCATGG TCTCAGGCCTTTGGATGTGGAGTTCATGAAAGCCCTTCATGAAAAGGTCAACATTGTGCCAGTTTTGGCCAAGGCAGACACTCTCACCCCCAGTGAgatcaagaaaaagaaaattaag ATTCGAGAGGAGATCGAGCAATTCGGGATCAAAATCTACCAGTTTCCTGATTGTGATTCAGATGAGGACGAGGAGTTCAAACAGCAAGACCAGGAACTGAAG GAGAGCATCCCATTTGCAGTGATCGGCAGTAACACAGTCGTTGAGGCAAAAGGAAAGAGAGTGCGGGGTCGACTTTACCCCTGGGGCATTGTAGAAG tggAGAACTCTGCACACTGTGATTTCATAAAGCTGAGGAACATGCTggtgcgcacacacatgcaggaCCTGAAGGACGTGACACGGGATGTTCACTATGAGAACTACAGAGCTCAGTGCATCCAAAGCATGACACGCATGGTGGTGAAAGAACGCAACCGCAA CAAACTCACTAGAGAGAGTGGCACGGACTTCCCCATTCCTACAGCTCCCAATGTAACGGatgcagagacagaaaaactGATCCGCGAGAAAGATGAAGAG CTGCGGCGGATGCAGGAGATGCTGCAGAAGATCCAAGAGCAGATGCacacccagaaggaagcctatTAA
- the septin4b gene encoding septin 4b isoform X4: MAATAEVNSDSEDQDKEYVGFATLPNQVHRKSVKKGFDFTLMVAGESGLGKSTLVNSLFLTDLYKDRKLLNAEERITQTVEITKHTVDIEEKGVKLKLTIVDTPGFGDAVNNTECWKSVADYIDQQFEQYFRDESGLNRKNIQDNRVHCCIYFISPFGHGLRPLDVEFMKALHEKVNIVPVLAKADTLTPSEIKKKKIKIREEIEQFGIKIYQFPDCDSDEDEEFKQQDQELKESIPFAVIGSNTVVEAKGKRVRGRLYPWGIVEVENSAHCDFIKLRNMLVRTHMQDLKDVTRDVHYENYRAQCIQSMTRMVVKERNRNKLTRESGTDFPIPTAPNVTDAETEKLIREKDEELRRMQEMLQKIQEQMHTQKEAY; encoded by the exons GACCAGGATAAAGAGTATGTGGGCTTTGCAACCTTGCCAAATCAAGTACACCGCAAATCTGTGAAAAAGGGCTTCGACTTCACTTTAATGGTAGCAG GTGAGTCTGGATTGGGCAAGTCCACCCTGGTCAACAGCCTCTTCCTCACAGATctgtataaagacagaaaaCTTCTCAATGCTGAAG AGCGGATCACCCAGACAGTGGAAATCACGAAGCACACAGTGGACATTGAGGAGAAGGGTGTCAAACTCAAGCTCACCATCGTTGACACGCCAGGCTTTGGGGATGCAGTTAACAACACTGAGTG CTGGAAGTCAGTAGCCGACTACATTGACCAACAGTTTGAGCAGTACTTCAGAGACGAGAGTGGCCTGAACCGCAAAAACATTCAGGACAACCGCGTGCACTGCTGTATTTACTTCATTTCACCCTTTGGTCATGG TCTCAGGCCTTTGGATGTGGAGTTCATGAAAGCCCTTCATGAAAAGGTCAACATTGTGCCAGTTTTGGCCAAGGCAGACACTCTCACCCCCAGTGAgatcaagaaaaagaaaattaag ATTCGAGAGGAGATCGAGCAATTCGGGATCAAAATCTACCAGTTTCCTGATTGTGATTCAGATGAGGACGAGGAGTTCAAACAGCAAGACCAGGAACTGAAG GAGAGCATCCCATTTGCAGTGATCGGCAGTAACACAGTCGTTGAGGCAAAAGGAAAGAGAGTGCGGGGTCGACTTTACCCCTGGGGCATTGTAGAAG tggAGAACTCTGCACACTGTGATTTCATAAAGCTGAGGAACATGCTggtgcgcacacacatgcaggaCCTGAAGGACGTGACACGGGATGTTCACTATGAGAACTACAGAGCTCAGTGCATCCAAAGCATGACACGCATGGTGGTGAAAGAACGCAACCGCAA CAAACTCACTAGAGAGAGTGGCACGGACTTCCCCATTCCTACAGCTCCCAATGTAACGGatgcagagacagaaaaactGATCCGCGAGAAAGATGAAGAG CTGCGGCGGATGCAGGAGATGCTGCAGAAGATCCAAGAGCAGATGCacacccagaaggaagcctatTAA
- the septin4b gene encoding septin 4b isoform X2 — translation MYALSCLEMVDCTVTPVAMEDTEQWKPIEDCHSGVRSDDQDSIPASPKPKKLVEEQDQDKEYVGFATLPNQVHRKSVKKGFDFTLMVAGESGLGKSTLVNSLFLTDLYKDRKLLNAEERITQTVEITKHTVDIEEKGVKLKLTIVDTPGFGDAVNNTECWKSVADYIDQQFEQYFRDESGLNRKNIQDNRVHCCIYFISPFGHGLRPLDVEFMKALHEKVNIVPVLAKADTLTPSEIKKKKIKIREEIEQFGIKIYQFPDCDSDEDEEFKQQDQELKESIPFAVIGSNTVVEAKGKRVRGRLYPWGIVEVENSAHCDFIKLRNMLVRTHMQDLKDVTRDVHYENYRAQCIQSMTRMVVKERNRNKLTRESGTDFPIPTAPNVTDAETEKLIREKDEELRRMQEMLQKIQEQMHTQKEAY, via the exons TGAGCAATGGAAACCAATCGAGGACTGTCACAGTGGTGTGCGGTCTGATGACCAGGACTCCATTCCAGCATCTCCTAAACCAAAGAAGCTTGTGGAAGAGCAG GACCAGGATAAAGAGTATGTGGGCTTTGCAACCTTGCCAAATCAAGTACACCGCAAATCTGTGAAAAAGGGCTTCGACTTCACTTTAATGGTAGCAG GTGAGTCTGGATTGGGCAAGTCCACCCTGGTCAACAGCCTCTTCCTCACAGATctgtataaagacagaaaaCTTCTCAATGCTGAAG AGCGGATCACCCAGACAGTGGAAATCACGAAGCACACAGTGGACATTGAGGAGAAGGGTGTCAAACTCAAGCTCACCATCGTTGACACGCCAGGCTTTGGGGATGCAGTTAACAACACTGAGTG CTGGAAGTCAGTAGCCGACTACATTGACCAACAGTTTGAGCAGTACTTCAGAGACGAGAGTGGCCTGAACCGCAAAAACATTCAGGACAACCGCGTGCACTGCTGTATTTACTTCATTTCACCCTTTGGTCATGG TCTCAGGCCTTTGGATGTGGAGTTCATGAAAGCCCTTCATGAAAAGGTCAACATTGTGCCAGTTTTGGCCAAGGCAGACACTCTCACCCCCAGTGAgatcaagaaaaagaaaattaag ATTCGAGAGGAGATCGAGCAATTCGGGATCAAAATCTACCAGTTTCCTGATTGTGATTCAGATGAGGACGAGGAGTTCAAACAGCAAGACCAGGAACTGAAG GAGAGCATCCCATTTGCAGTGATCGGCAGTAACACAGTCGTTGAGGCAAAAGGAAAGAGAGTGCGGGGTCGACTTTACCCCTGGGGCATTGTAGAAG tggAGAACTCTGCACACTGTGATTTCATAAAGCTGAGGAACATGCTggtgcgcacacacatgcaggaCCTGAAGGACGTGACACGGGATGTTCACTATGAGAACTACAGAGCTCAGTGCATCCAAAGCATGACACGCATGGTGGTGAAAGAACGCAACCGCAA CAAACTCACTAGAGAGAGTGGCACGGACTTCCCCATTCCTACAGCTCCCAATGTAACGGatgcagagacagaaaaactGATCCGCGAGAAAGATGAAGAG CTGCGGCGGATGCAGGAGATGCTGCAGAAGATCCAAGAGCAGATGCacacccagaaggaagcctatTAA
- the septin4b gene encoding septin 4b isoform X1, producing MPHPTYPQKSSHTKEDSEESEMENIMGHHSVRERHLFASCEGESHESPHTEETSTFLRLPALCRTLGEVEPDPKHNIQTGYVDLPPPFSPSPISPSRPKSPWGRFDPYDSTEDQDKEYVGFATLPNQVHRKSVKKGFDFTLMVAGESGLGKSTLVNSLFLTDLYKDRKLLNAEERITQTVEITKHTVDIEEKGVKLKLTIVDTPGFGDAVNNTECWKSVADYIDQQFEQYFRDESGLNRKNIQDNRVHCCIYFISPFGHGLRPLDVEFMKALHEKVNIVPVLAKADTLTPSEIKKKKIKIREEIEQFGIKIYQFPDCDSDEDEEFKQQDQELKESIPFAVIGSNTVVEAKGKRVRGRLYPWGIVEVENSAHCDFIKLRNMLVRTHMQDLKDVTRDVHYENYRAQCIQSMTRMVVKERNRNKLTRESGTDFPIPTAPNVTDAETEKLIREKDEELRRMQEMLQKIQEQMHTQKEAY from the exons ATGCCACATCCAACATACCCCCAGAAATCAAGCCACACCAAGGAAGATTCAGAGGAGTCTGAGATGGAGAATATCATGGGACACCATTCTGTGAGAGAGAGGCACCTGTTTGCTTCTTGTGAGGGTGAAAGTCATGAGAGTCCCCACACAGAGGAAACATCCACATTTTTGAGGCTTCCTGCATTATGCAGAACCCTTGGGGAGGTCGAGCCTGACCCCAAGCACAACATTCAGACTGGATATGTGGATCTGCCACCTCCCTTCAGCCCATCACCCATCAGCCCTTCCAGGCCCAAGAGTCCATGGGGTCGCTTTGACCCTTATGACTCCACTGAG GACCAGGATAAAGAGTATGTGGGCTTTGCAACCTTGCCAAATCAAGTACACCGCAAATCTGTGAAAAAGGGCTTCGACTTCACTTTAATGGTAGCAG GTGAGTCTGGATTGGGCAAGTCCACCCTGGTCAACAGCCTCTTCCTCACAGATctgtataaagacagaaaaCTTCTCAATGCTGAAG AGCGGATCACCCAGACAGTGGAAATCACGAAGCACACAGTGGACATTGAGGAGAAGGGTGTCAAACTCAAGCTCACCATCGTTGACACGCCAGGCTTTGGGGATGCAGTTAACAACACTGAGTG CTGGAAGTCAGTAGCCGACTACATTGACCAACAGTTTGAGCAGTACTTCAGAGACGAGAGTGGCCTGAACCGCAAAAACATTCAGGACAACCGCGTGCACTGCTGTATTTACTTCATTTCACCCTTTGGTCATGG TCTCAGGCCTTTGGATGTGGAGTTCATGAAAGCCCTTCATGAAAAGGTCAACATTGTGCCAGTTTTGGCCAAGGCAGACACTCTCACCCCCAGTGAgatcaagaaaaagaaaattaag ATTCGAGAGGAGATCGAGCAATTCGGGATCAAAATCTACCAGTTTCCTGATTGTGATTCAGATGAGGACGAGGAGTTCAAACAGCAAGACCAGGAACTGAAG GAGAGCATCCCATTTGCAGTGATCGGCAGTAACACAGTCGTTGAGGCAAAAGGAAAGAGAGTGCGGGGTCGACTTTACCCCTGGGGCATTGTAGAAG tggAGAACTCTGCACACTGTGATTTCATAAAGCTGAGGAACATGCTggtgcgcacacacatgcaggaCCTGAAGGACGTGACACGGGATGTTCACTATGAGAACTACAGAGCTCAGTGCATCCAAAGCATGACACGCATGGTGGTGAAAGAACGCAACCGCAA CAAACTCACTAGAGAGAGTGGCACGGACTTCCCCATTCCTACAGCTCCCAATGTAACGGatgcagagacagaaaaactGATCCGCGAGAAAGATGAAGAG CTGCGGCGGATGCAGGAGATGCTGCAGAAGATCCAAGAGCAGATGCacacccagaaggaagcctatTAA